From a single Granulicella aggregans genomic region:
- a CDS encoding TetR/AcrR family transcriptional regulator yields MMTVEKAANKHELKTRETRARLLQAAETIFVRDGYEGADLGEIAALAGRTKGAIYAQFKSKEDIFLALIEERSNCFRAQMEKFLSVSTSAEGNLKALRSFYLQRTEDKAWSLLLLEFKLFALRHPESKSRLQDLRRAFITDNDEQRISGILGLQPGRKDGIRLTSAVEAIFPIISTLVLETQLETALLDQATIKKIVGRVFDALFELPPG; encoded by the coding sequence ATGATGACAGTCGAAAAAGCTGCAAATAAGCACGAGCTCAAAACCAGGGAGACGCGGGCGCGTCTCCTGCAAGCTGCCGAAACGATCTTCGTTCGGGACGGTTACGAAGGCGCCGATCTTGGCGAGATCGCGGCCCTCGCCGGACGCACCAAGGGCGCTATTTATGCCCAGTTCAAGAGTAAGGAAGACATCTTCCTTGCCCTTATCGAAGAGCGGTCCAACTGCTTCCGGGCACAGATGGAGAAGTTCCTGTCCGTCTCCACCAGCGCCGAAGGCAATCTTAAAGCGCTGCGGTCTTTTTACCTTCAGCGCACCGAAGACAAGGCGTGGTCCCTGCTTCTACTCGAATTCAAGCTCTTCGCCCTGCGCCATCCTGAATCGAAGTCTCGTCTGCAGGATTTGAGGAGAGCCTTCATCACGGACAATGATGAACAACGAATCTCCGGCATCCTTGGGCTACAGCCCGGCAGGAAAGACGGAATCAGACTCACATCAGCCGTCGAAGCCATCTTTCCCATCATCTCCACGCTGGTCCTCGAGACACAGTTGGAGACCGCCCTGCTCGACCAGGCGACCATCAAGAAGATCGTTGGACGCGTCTTCGATGCCTTGTTTGAGCTTCCGCCCGGCTGA
- a CDS encoding alpha/beta fold hydrolase codes for MQLRRSLCALVLVVTGFAVTAVAQTSQSPLVPENTLPPHRTTLVFGQKIAYYDSGSGPTLVLVHGFASQARFDWGNVIVPLSKHHRVIALDQIGFGNSDKPFIDYSIQTYVDFLGEFLRTLRVEKFDLAGESLGGWIVANYTMQALAPANDGKYALPKPSHLILEDAAGHTSLHSVLQRIPIAGNLRDAAAVAIVFYDKSRVTPEFIRENFAIKLKANDGMTERLLVGNPETDKEVVGDNLKGISIPTLVVWGGNDELVPLADGKDYAAKIPGAKLVIVPECGHAPSLEKPKEFVDAVTGFLGN; via the coding sequence ATGCAACTTCGTCGTTCTCTCTGTGCTTTGGTGCTTGTTGTAACGGGGTTTGCTGTAACTGCCGTGGCGCAGACTTCGCAGTCACCGCTGGTGCCGGAGAATACGTTGCCGCCGCATCGCACGACGCTGGTCTTCGGGCAGAAGATTGCGTACTACGATTCGGGTTCGGGGCCGACGCTGGTGCTGGTGCATGGCTTCGCCAGCCAGGCTCGCTTCGACTGGGGCAACGTGATCGTGCCGTTGAGCAAGCATCATCGTGTGATTGCGCTCGACCAGATTGGGTTTGGCAACTCCGATAAGCCGTTTATCGATTACAGCATCCAGACCTACGTGGACTTTCTTGGCGAGTTCCTGCGCACGCTGCGGGTGGAGAAGTTTGACCTTGCGGGCGAGAGTCTTGGTGGATGGATCGTGGCGAACTACACGATGCAGGCGCTGGCTCCGGCGAATGACGGCAAGTATGCGCTGCCTAAGCCTTCGCACCTGATCCTTGAAGATGCTGCGGGTCATACATCGCTGCACTCCGTATTGCAGCGGATTCCGATCGCGGGAAATCTGCGCGACGCGGCGGCCGTGGCCATCGTCTTCTACGACAAGTCGCGGGTGACGCCGGAGTTTATCCGCGAGAACTTTGCGATCAAGTTGAAGGCGAATGATGGCATGACCGAGCGGCTGCTGGTGGGCAATCCCGAGACAGACAAGGAAGTCGTGGGCGACAACCTGAAGGGCATCAGTATTCCCACGCTGGTGGTGTGGGGCGGCAACGATGAGCTGGTTCCGCTGGCCGATGGCAAGGACTATGCAGCGAAGATTCCCGGAGCGAAGCTGGTGATTGTGCCTGAGTGCGGTCATGCGCCGTCGCTCGAGAAGCCGAAGGAGTTTGTCGACGCTGTGACAGGGTTCCTGGGCAACTGA
- a CDS encoding AraC family transcriptional regulator — MPAPKPHPEPIAVAMRANLAAKIAAHCPAEGPRTTAVPSMVLTRRSTPTACCSATYEPHLVVFVQGQKRINLGKTTFLCDESSLLLTSVDLPVVSQIVAATPQKPLLGMLLKFDMPMVREILSLEEFHTKQPAGTRGMAMGVTTPELLAPCLRLMDLLDAPEDIAFLSPMLHREVIYRLLRSPQGQHLRAIATLGEQSQRTARAVEWLRANYAKPLRVEELAEMARMGVSTLHHQFRSLTAMSPLQYQKHLRLHVARERMLHDGMDAASAAFDVGYESASQFSREYSRFFGQPPMRDIKSRRLAIAPEAEVASIGD; from the coding sequence ATGCCAGCACCGAAACCTCATCCCGAGCCCATCGCCGTCGCCATGCGGGCTAATTTAGCCGCGAAGATCGCCGCCCACTGCCCCGCAGAAGGTCCGCGCACCACCGCCGTTCCCAGCATGGTCCTCACCCGCCGCTCCACTCCCACGGCCTGCTGCTCTGCCACCTACGAGCCCCATCTCGTCGTCTTCGTTCAGGGCCAGAAGCGCATCAACCTCGGCAAGACGACCTTCCTTTGTGACGAATCAAGCCTCCTCCTCACCTCGGTCGACCTTCCCGTAGTCAGCCAGATCGTCGCCGCCACTCCGCAGAAGCCACTCCTCGGCATGCTGCTCAAGTTCGATATGCCCATGGTCCGCGAGATCCTCAGCCTGGAGGAGTTCCACACCAAGCAACCCGCCGGAACCCGCGGCATGGCCATGGGCGTCACCACACCCGAGCTCCTCGCGCCCTGCCTGCGCCTGATGGACCTGCTCGACGCTCCCGAGGACATCGCCTTCCTCAGCCCCATGCTGCATCGCGAGGTCATCTACCGCCTCCTGCGCAGCCCGCAGGGACAGCACCTTCGCGCCATCGCCACGCTTGGGGAACAGAGCCAGCGCACCGCCCGCGCCGTCGAGTGGCTCCGCGCCAACTACGCCAAACCCCTCCGCGTCGAAGAACTGGCCGAGATGGCCCGTATGGGCGTCTCCACCCTCCACCACCAGTTCCGCTCCCTCACCGCCATGAGCCCGCTGCAGTACCAGAAGCACCTGCGCCTCCACGTCGCCCGCGAGCGCATGCTCCACGACGGCATGGACGCCGCCTCCGCCGCCTTCGACGTCGGCTACGAGAGCGCCAGCCAGTTCAGCCGCGAGTACAGCCGCTTCTTCGGCCAGCCGCCCATGCGCGACATCAAATCCCGCCGACTCGCCATCGCGCCTGAGGCCGAGGTCGCCTCCATCGGCGATTGA
- the aspS gene encoding aspartate--tRNA ligase produces the protein MCGDLRAEDAGDDVVLMGWVNRRRDHGNLIFLDVRDRSGITQIVLDKEKSAEAHAKAEAARSEYVVAVKGSVRKRAAGLENPNMSTGDVEVVAHELLLLNEAKTPPFSPAEEAIANEEVRLKYRYLDLRRVEMQKNFALRSRVAMAIRNYLVSEGFLEIETPFMTRSTPEGARDYLVPSRVHAGHFYALPQSPQIFKQILMISGFDKYFQIARCFRDEDLRADRQPEFTQIDLETTFPQQELIFGFVEGFLKAAFKEAGITLEPPFVQMTYDDAIKNYGIDKPDMRLPAMVSLTDELTPELRETLKIEQTLPVLGFVIPSVGELSGTARKSLLSEIRGGFGDSGLDLLDVARLKTNETFAPLAAAIEAKVGVVADDLLVVVTPKLGTPAMWNYDPQWIYKRVGALRLTLAAKYADKHKRFEQTGTAADFKFLWVTDFPMYEWDEEHKVWNAAHHPFTSPHEEDIKAGKLTNDKGAVRALAYDIVLNGTELGSGSIRIHRQDVQAEIFRSLGMTDEEAHERFGFFLDALEYGTPPHGGIALGLDRIVMILAGATSLREVIAFPKTAKAIDLMVDAPTPVSDQQLKELSLRVATRS, from the coding sequence ATGTGCGGAGATCTCCGCGCTGAGGATGCTGGTGACGACGTAGTCCTGATGGGCTGGGTGAACCGGCGGCGCGACCATGGCAACCTGATCTTTCTCGATGTGCGCGATCGCAGCGGCATTACGCAGATCGTGCTCGACAAAGAGAAGTCGGCCGAGGCCCATGCGAAGGCCGAGGCGGCACGCAGCGAGTATGTCGTCGCGGTGAAGGGAAGCGTGCGCAAGCGTGCGGCTGGCCTTGAGAACCCGAACATGTCGACGGGCGACGTTGAAGTTGTCGCCCATGAATTGCTGCTACTGAACGAGGCGAAGACGCCTCCGTTCTCGCCGGCTGAAGAGGCGATTGCGAATGAAGAGGTACGGCTGAAGTATCGCTATCTCGATCTGCGCCGAGTGGAGATGCAGAAGAACTTCGCGCTGCGCAGCCGCGTGGCGATGGCGATTCGGAATTACCTCGTCAGCGAAGGCTTCCTCGAGATCGAGACCCCGTTCATGACGCGGTCGACGCCTGAAGGCGCGCGGGATTATCTCGTCCCGAGCCGCGTTCATGCGGGACATTTTTATGCGCTGCCGCAGTCTCCGCAAATCTTCAAGCAGATCCTGATGATCTCGGGCTTCGATAAGTACTTCCAGATCGCGCGGTGTTTCCGCGACGAGGACCTGCGTGCCGACCGGCAGCCGGAGTTTACGCAGATTGACCTTGAGACGACGTTCCCGCAGCAGGAGCTGATCTTCGGATTTGTCGAAGGATTTTTGAAGGCTGCGTTTAAGGAGGCGGGCATTACGCTTGAGCCGCCGTTCGTGCAGATGACTTATGACGATGCGATCAAGAACTATGGCATCGACAAGCCGGATATGCGGCTTCCGGCGATGGTCTCTTTGACCGATGAACTTACGCCGGAGCTGCGCGAGACGTTGAAGATCGAGCAGACTCTGCCGGTGCTCGGGTTCGTGATCCCATCGGTCGGCGAACTGAGCGGGACGGCACGTAAGTCGCTGCTGTCGGAGATTCGCGGTGGCTTCGGCGATAGCGGATTGGACTTGCTGGATGTCGCGAGGCTGAAGACGAACGAGACCTTCGCTCCGCTGGCTGCGGCGATTGAGGCGAAAGTTGGTGTTGTCGCGGACGACTTGCTGGTTGTGGTTACACCAAAGCTGGGAACGCCTGCGATGTGGAACTACGATCCGCAGTGGATCTACAAGCGTGTCGGAGCGCTGCGGCTTACGCTGGCAGCGAAGTATGCGGACAAGCACAAGCGCTTCGAGCAGACGGGCACAGCGGCGGACTTCAAGTTCCTCTGGGTCACCGACTTCCCTATGTACGAGTGGGACGAGGAGCACAAGGTATGGAATGCGGCGCACCATCCGTTTACCTCGCCGCATGAAGAGGACATCAAGGCGGGCAAGCTGACGAACGATAAGGGTGCGGTGCGTGCGCTCGCGTATGACATCGTTCTGAACGGCACGGAGCTGGGATCGGGATCGATTCGTATCCATCGCCAGGACGTGCAGGCGGAGATCTTCCGGTCGCTTGGCATGACAGATGAAGAGGCGCATGAGCGGTTCGGCTTCTTCCTGGATGCGCTGGAGTATGGCACGCCTCCGCATGGCGGGATTGCGCTTGGGCTCGATCGCATCGTGATGATTCTTGCGGGCGCGACCAGCCTGCGCGAGGTGATCGCGTTCCCGAAGACAGCCAAAGCGATCGATCTGATGGTCGATGCTCCAACACCGGTGAGCGATCAGCAGTTGAAAGAGTTGAGTCTGCGGGTGGCGACGCGGAGTTAG